The following proteins come from a genomic window of Candidatus Eisenbacteria bacterium:
- a CDS encoding DNA primase gives MMESGEGRDLVEEVRAASDIVGVVGAYVRLRKAGRSFKGLCPFHKEKTPSFMVNPERQSFHCFGCGKGGDVFRFLMEIEGVAFPEALRTLAQRAGVRLPERGDPRAREKRERLYALLDFAAGAFRSLYKGERGKRAREYARSRGFDEETEERFGFGFAPDGWRGLRDGAVRKGWSDEDLVRAGLAVPKEGGTPYDRFRNRLVFPIRNVGGRVIGFGGRILGDGEPKYLNSPETELFRKGEGLFGLWTTRGEIRGEGTAVLVEGYTDLISLWRGGVKNTVAPLGTAFTPEQARLLRNYADRAVLLFDGDEAGARAALRSLETLSAEGLQPAVAELPAGSDPDDFLRREGVEALRERINGATPVIPFLLERAYAGDREGGVRAIVQVLAAVRDEIRLGLLLQEAARLSGLNEDVLYRAVRRSRSESRDPSAEAVRLSPVRKKRVLEAERGIAYLGFEHPDLLPVIRRAVDPEGVEDLPARKLLKALYDLAERGEPPVPSLLTRTGVDRDFSRMRVESGEGEDPVPTLQDYIACVRQERIDKRVRELEKELRDAEARNDHDACAMLLTERRRLAEQKRRIAVALRGTDAVADRNAPERSEPTR, from the coding sequence ATGATGGAGAGCGGAGAGGGAAGGGACCTTGTGGAGGAGGTTCGCGCGGCGAGCGACATCGTCGGCGTGGTCGGCGCCTACGTCCGCCTCCGCAAGGCGGGCAGGAGCTTCAAGGGTCTATGCCCCTTTCACAAGGAGAAGACGCCCTCCTTCATGGTGAACCCGGAGCGGCAGTCTTTTCACTGTTTCGGCTGCGGCAAAGGGGGGGACGTGTTCCGCTTCCTCATGGAGATCGAGGGGGTGGCCTTTCCGGAGGCGCTCCGGACGCTGGCCCAACGCGCCGGTGTCCGCCTCCCCGAACGGGGGGACCCGAGGGCGAGGGAGAAGAGAGAGAGGCTTTACGCGCTTCTCGATTTCGCCGCCGGCGCCTTCCGTTCCCTTTACAAGGGGGAACGGGGGAAGCGCGCGCGGGAGTACGCGCGGAGCCGCGGTTTCGACGAGGAGACGGAGGAGCGTTTCGGCTTCGGCTTCGCCCCGGACGGCTGGCGCGGCCTTCGAGACGGCGCGGTCCGGAAGGGGTGGAGCGATGAGGACCTGGTGCGCGCCGGTCTCGCCGTTCCCAAGGAGGGGGGAACGCCCTATGACCGTTTCCGGAACCGCCTCGTCTTCCCGATCCGCAACGTGGGCGGGCGGGTGATCGGCTTCGGCGGCCGCATCTTGGGCGATGGGGAGCCGAAGTATCTCAATTCGCCGGAGACGGAGCTTTTCCGGAAGGGTGAGGGGCTCTTCGGACTTTGGACGACGCGCGGCGAGATCCGGGGCGAGGGGACGGCGGTTCTCGTGGAAGGGTACACCGATCTGATCTCCCTCTGGCGCGGCGGCGTGAAGAACACGGTCGCCCCGCTCGGCACCGCTTTCACCCCCGAGCAAGCCCGTTTGCTTCGCAACTACGCGGACAGAGCGGTGCTTCTTTTCGACGGCGACGAGGCGGGGGCGCGCGCGGCGCTCCGTTCGCTGGAAACACTTTCCGCCGAGGGGCTGCAGCCGGCGGTGGCCGAGCTTCCCGCCGGCTCCGACCCGGACGATTTCCTCCGCCGCGAGGGGGTGGAGGCGCTTCGGGAGCGCATAAACGGGGCGACTCCTGTGATCCCCTTCCTCCTCGAACGAGCATACGCCGGTGACAGGGAGGGAGGCGTGCGCGCGATCGTCCAGGTGCTGGCGGCGGTAAGGGACGAGATCCGGCTCGGCCTTCTCCTCCAGGAAGCGGCGCGCCTATCCGGTTTGAACGAGGACGTTCTTTATCGTGCGGTTCGCCGCAGCCGCTCCGAGAGCCGCGATCCCTCGGCGGAGGCCGTGCGCCTTTCGCCGGTTCGCAAGAAACGGGTGCTGGAGGCGGAGAGGGGCATCGCCTATCTCGGCTTCGAACACCCGGATCTGCTCCCGGTGATCCGGCGGGCCGTGGACCCGGAAGGGGTGGAAGACCTTCCCGCCCGAAAGTTGTTGAAGGCGCTCTACGACCTCGCCGAGAGGGGAGAGCCGCCGGTTCCCTCGCTTCTGACCCGCACCGGCGTGGACCGGGATTTTTCCCGAATGCGCGTCGAGTCCGGCGAAGGGGAGGATCCGGTACCCACATTGCAGGATTACATCGCCTGCGTCCGCCAGGAGAGGATCGATAAACGGGTCCGCGAGCTGGAAAAAGAATTACGGGACGCGGAAGCGAGAAATGATCATGACGCCTGCGCGATGCTCCTGACCGAGCGGCGCCGACTCGCCGAGCAGAAACGGCGAATCGCGGTCGCCCTCCGCGGGACCGACGCGGTCGCGGATAGGAACGCACCCGAAAGGAGTGAGCCGACGCGATGA